A stretch of Amblyraja radiata isolate CabotCenter1 chromosome 34, sAmbRad1.1.pri, whole genome shotgun sequence DNA encodes these proteins:
- the rab11a gene encoding ras-related protein Rab-11A produces the protein LFHYSAVVLIGDSGVGKSNLLSRFTRNEFNLESKSTIGVEFATRSIQVDGKTIKAQIWDTAGQERYRAITSAYYRGAVGALLVYDIAKHLTYENVERWLKELRDHADNNIVIMLVGNKSDLRHLRAVPTDEAKAFAEKNGLSFIETSALDSTNVETAFQTILTEIYRIVSQKQISDKRENDMSPSNNVVPIHMPPTTENKPKMQCCQNI, from the exons TTGTTTCACTATTCTGCAGTTGTCCTGATTGGTGATTCGGGAGTGGGGAAAAGCAACCTCTTATCACGCTTCACACGCAATGAGTTTAACCTTGAAAGCAAGAGCACAATTGGAGTGGAATTTGCAACAAGAAGCATCCAGGTGGATGGGAAGACGATTAAAGCCCAAATCTGGGACACAGCTGGTCAGGAGAGATATCGAGCTATCACATCAGC ATATTATCGTGGCGCTGTAGGTGCGTTATTGGTTTATGATATTGCCAAACACCTAACATACGAGAATGTGGAGAGGTGGTTAAAGGAGCTGCGGGATCATGCGGACAATAATATAGTCATCATGCTGGTGGGGAACAAAAGTGATCTgcgtcacctccgagctgtgcccACAGACGAGGCAAAGGCCTTTGCAG AGAAAAATGGACTGTCATTTATCGAAACTTCAGCCTTGGACTCGACAAATGTAGAAACTGCATTCCAGACTATTCTCAcag AAATTTATCGTATTGTGTCTCAAAAGCAAATATCGGACAAGCGTGAAAATGACATGTCACCAAGTAATAATGTGGTCCCCATTCACATGCCTCCAACTACTGAAAACAAACCAAAGATGCAGTGCTGTCAAAACATCTGA